GCGTACCGCTGCCGTTTATAGTTGGAGGAGGAATAAAAATTAATATGCAGAAATGATGCGCCATGAATAATCGGAATACTAAATCAGGAATAATGCTAGTCGGGATAGTTGTCTTTTACTGTCTGATTATGGCTGCATGCCGTGATTTCCTTGCGGAAAATCCGAATCCGGATAGTGAGGAGTTAACCGATTTGGAGGAGTTGCAAAAAATGCTCGATCATAGCACGCAGAACGTTGACTTTCCTAACTATCCACTTTTAGCGGCAGATGATTATTACGTAACTTCGAACGACTACAAGTCGGGTGAGGCCAACGATCAGTTGATGCATGTTTGGTCTGTCACCGCAAATGGTGATGATGCCTGGCGTGCTGCCTACCGCCGTATATTCGATGCCAACCTTGCACTTGAGAAGCTTGGCGAGTTTGGGAAATCCAGCTCTCAGACAGAAGAGGTGAAGCAAATAAAAGGAAGTGCCCTGTTTCTGCGAGCCTACAATTTTTTCTGTCTTGCACAAACTTTTACTGATCAATATTCGCCCGCAACAGCTAACGCTGTTGGCATACCTCTGAAAATTAATACGAGTACTAACGACATACCGGTCGCCGCATCTATCAGGCAAACGTACGAGCGAATAATACAAGACTGCCTTAACGCTAAAAATTTACTCTCAGAAACTAAAGTATATATATCACGACCTAGTCGTGCAGCCGTTTGGGCGTTGCTATCTAAAACGTATTTAACCATTGGAGATTATGAATTGGCCGGTCAGGCGGCAGACTC
This genomic interval from Chitinophaga horti contains the following:
- a CDS encoding RagB/SusD family nutrient uptake outer membrane protein yields the protein MNNRNTKSGIMLVGIVVFYCLIMAACRDFLAENPNPDSEELTDLEELQKMLDHSTQNVDFPNYPLLAADDYYVTSNDYKSGEANDQLMHVWSVTANGDDAWRAAYRRIFDANLALEKLGEFGKSSSQTEEVKQIKGSALFLRAYNFFCLAQTFTDQYSPATANAVGIPLKINTSTNDIPVAASIRQTYERIIQDCLNAKNLLSETKVYISRPSRAAVWALLSKTYLTIGDYELAGQAADSCLSLYSLLLDYNHLDSTLAAPFLSRTTAKYCSILFLCLRFS